In the genome of Sphingomonas sp. LR60, the window GCGGCGATCTCGCGCGAACATGCCGCCGACGGAGAGTTGATGATGGCGGCGGCGGTGGTGACGACGCTGCCGGTGCTGGCATTGTTCCTGGCGTTGCAGCGCTATTATATCGGTGGGCTGCTGGGCGGCAGTATCAAAGGGTAAGACGCGGAAGCGCGCGCCCGTCCTCCCCGAAGACGTGAAGATGCGCTGCTTCGCCGCGAAAACTCAGGATTTCACCAAGCGCGATCCGCCGATCGCCGGGCAGTTGCGCGACGATCGTCGTGCCCAGCCCCGGCGAGCCGAGATGCGCGAAGGATAACGGCCCAAGCCGTTCGAACAACTCGACCGCGCCGCCGAACGCGCCACCGGCATCGGGCACCAGATGTTCCGGCCGAATACCCAGCGTCACCGGCTGTCCGGCTTCGCCAGCGACCGCGACAGGCATCAGTGCGCCGCTCGGCAGCCGAATGTCTGCGCCGTTGCTGTGGACCGCGGCGATCGTCGCCGGCAAAAGGTTCATGCGCGGCGAGCCGATCGCGCGCGCCACCGCCAATGTCGCGGGCTTGTCGTACAGCGCCAAAGGCGCGCCGACCTGCTCGATCCTGCCCGCATTCATCACGACGATCCGGTTGGCGAGCGTCATGGCCTCAACCTGGTCGTGCGTTACATAGATCATCGTCACCGCAAGCTGGCCGTGCAATCGCGCGAATTCGTGCCGCATCTTCACGCGCAGATCGACATCGAGGTTGGACAGCGGCTCGTCGAGCAGCAACACCTTGGGCTCGCGAACGATCGCGCGCGCGATCGACACACGCTGCCGCTGTCCGCCCGACAGAGCCCGCGGTCGCCGCGATAGAAACGGGGTAAGCCCCAGCGTCTCCGCCACAGCGCCGACGCGTTCGGCCACCTCGGCCTTCGGCTTCTTGGCGACACGCAACGGGAAGGCGATGTTCTCGGCGACCGTAAGATGGGGGTAGAGCGCGTAGGATTGAAAGACCATCGCGAGCCCGCGCTCGGCCGGCGCCACGTCGGTGACGTCGCGGCCATCGATCATGATCCGACCGCCGCTCGGCTCCTCCAGCCCGGCGATCAGGCGCAGCAACGTCGATTTGCCACACCCGGACGGCCCGACAATCGCGACGAACTCGCCGTCATCTATCGAGAGGCTGCTCGGCTCCAACGCGGTGATCGCGCCGA includes:
- a CDS encoding ABC transporter ATP-binding protein; amino-acid sequence: MADVVLSELTKRFGAITALEPSSLSIDDGEFVAIVGPSGCGKSTLLRLIAGLEEPSGGRIMIDGRDVTDVAPAERGLAMVFQSYALYPHLTVAENIAFPLRVAKKPKAEVAERVGAVAETLGLTPFLSRRPRALSGGQRQRVSIARAIVREPKVLLLDEPLSNLDVDLRVKMRHEFARLHGQLAVTMIYVTHDQVEAMTLANRIVVMNAGRIEQVGAPLALYDKPATLAVARAIGSPRMNLLPATIAAVHSNGADIRLPSGALMPVAVAGEAGQPVTLGIRPEHLVPDAGGAFGGAVELFERLGPLSFAHLGSPGLGTTIVAQLPGDRRIALGEILSFRGEAAHLHVFGEDGRALPRLTL